The following proteins are encoded in a genomic region of Colletotrichum higginsianum IMI 349063 chromosome 9, whole genome shotgun sequence:
- a CDS encoding O-acyltransferase, producing MASSGSAPNGGAHDHVLRPRPKKPQHSQLSRTQSNTSVGEMSALTPLSETGQTSGTTSGRSTPVPHDALPSVKSMSSARKQARAEQRRRIFPTIEFASRVSHFDPNSDYRDFHGFFNLFWIGLAIMAITTMLRNIKDTGSPMRVKIWTLFTIKIWHLAIADFLMVATTLVSLPLHRVWRAAPANGAFTWKNGGMAVQSIYQVLWLAFWIAVPFLLDWTWTAQVFLLIHTMVLLMKTHSWAFYNGHLSETEKRLRALDNPSTASKDPVYLYPTPDNPMGTVSSPKNRDFKAKADVASTSDEDSTSDEIDQLREDLAQELTSPMGNIAYPLNLTWTNYFDYLLCPTLCYELEYPRTARIDWQNLISKIIAVFGCISLLTVISEEFILPILTDASVRLNAVPPPPVSEALLILAESISWLLFPFMLTFLLVFLVIFEYALGAFAELTHFADRHFYSDWWNSTDWMEFSREWNIPVYSFLRRHVYSASRPYIGRLPATVITFLISAIGHEVVMACITKKLRGYGFICQMLQLPIVVLQRTKWVRGKKTLNNVCFWCSMIMGLSLICALYVLV from the exons ATGGCGTCGTCGGGGTCTGCCCCCAACGGTGGGGCTCACGACCACGTCCTGCGACCGAGACCGAAGAAGCCGCAACACTCGCAGTTGTCGAGGACCCAGAGCAATACCTCTGTCGGCGAGATGAGCGCCTTGACGCCGCTGTCCGAGACTGGCCAGACAAGCGGCACTACCAG TGGCCGCTCGACACCCGTCCCCCACGATGCCCTCCCCTCCGTAAAGAGCatgtcctcggcgaggaagcaAGCCCGTGCCGAACAGCGTCGTCGTATCTTCCCCACCATCGAGTTCGCGAGCCGCGTCTCCCACTTCGACCCCAACTCCGACTACCGTGACTTCCACGGCTTCTTCAACCTCTTTTGgatcggcctcgccatcatggccatcaccaccatgCTGCGCAACATTAAGGACACGGGCTCCCCCATGCGGGTCAAGATCTGGACCCTCTTCACGATCAAGATCTGGCACCTGGCCATCGCCGACTTCCTCATGGTCGCCACCACCCTCGTGTCCCTGCCCCTCCATCGTGTGTGGCGCGCCGCCCCGGCTAACGGCGCCTTCACCTGGAAGAACGGCGGCATGGCCGTCCAGAGCATATACCAGGTCCTTTGGCTCGCCTTCTGGATCGCTGTCCCTTTCTTGCTCGATTGGACATGGACTGCCCAGGTCTTCCTGCTCATACACACCATGGTGCTGCTCATGAAGACGCACAGCTGGGCCTTTTACAACGGCCACCTTAGCGAGACGGAGAAGCGTCTGCGCGCCCTCGACAAcccctcgaccgcctccAAGGACCCTGTCTATCTGTACCCCACGCCCGACAACCCCATGGGGACCGTGAGCAGCCCCAAGAACCGCGAtttcaaggccaaggccgacgtcgccaGCACCTCGGACGAGGACTCTACCTCGGACGAAATCGACCAGCTGCGTGAGGACCTGGCGCAGGAGCTCACCTCTCCCATGGGCAACATCGCCTACCCCCTCAACCTGACGTGGACAAACTACTTTGACTATCTCCTCTGCCCCACGCTATGTTACGAGCTTGAGTACCCCCGGACCGCCCGCATCGACTGGCAGAACCTCATCTCCAAGATCATCGCCGTCTTTGGCTGCATCTCGCTCCTGACCGTCATCTCGGAAGAGTTCATCCTGCCCATCCTCACCGATGCCTCCGTGCGTCTCAACGCCGTGCCTCCGCCTCCGGTCTCCGAGGCCCTCCTGATCCTCGCCGAGAGCATCTCGTGgcttctcttccccttcaTGTTGACGTTCCTGCTTGTCTTTCTCGTCATCTTTGAGTACGCCCTTGGCGCCTTTGCCGAGCTCACCCACTTCGCCGACCGCCACTTCTACTCGGACTGGTGGAACTCGACCGACTGGATGGAGTTCTCGCGTGAGTGGAACATACCCGTCTACAGCTTCCTGCGCCGTCACGTCTACAGCGCCAGCCGGCCCTACATCGGCCGCCTCCCCGCCACCGTCATCACCTTCCTCATCTCTGCCATCGGCCACGAGGTCGTCATGGCCTGCATCACAAAGAAGCTGAGGGGCTACGGCTTCATCTGCCAGATGCTGCAGCTACCCATCGTTGTGCTTCAACGCACCAAGTGGGTGCGCGGCAAGAAGACGCTGAACAACGTGTGCTTCTGGTGTTCCATGATCATGGGCCTGAGTCTG ATTTGCGCTCTCTATGTCCTCGTCTAG
- a CDS encoding Molecular chaperone DnaJ, with protein MSSLPPDPYKTLGVSKDAQLSEIRSAHRKLILKCHPDKVQDPTLKAQKQDEFQKVQQAYELLSDENERAKYDDNVKLAELRKEMAKGMSANTSAPRAPRTYEVRTAEPRPDTFTKTTYRPSPGTKMYSQYNSRSWDEEIHSRSNSIFEEPRARRATSYEKPSRDRQDDDIRDRERERRRREDRDREREELARAADRREREREKERQADKKVAERAAKRAAEEKEARRQERKRQEKADKEREKERRRDAEEKSRRHKQPVYMESFDDEPTYIAKSDKKKSSSSSTTKEKKEDKRSRSIPRDGVPLRDDLPVPPVPLPPPDHKTKMTGAMLFAATYMDQSRKTGAVNPHPGLNRSQTHDVRYAPPVPTPPAAAPYVVPPPPIPAEEDSSRRSKSRRSSETKTREKSSHKKSSPTKEPPMAVPPSPNVVDASPSSRQMPQFVSSASSPISTSPPKAPLRSATFNDGSFSRPPPGIIRAQTFSHVPADPELRSSGRGRSRMQPQILSEDSESDDDRRPHRSHRHRTHSPEPVPADYGQRTRYSVSGGRTVPILAESVYPPMYHEESSPSSRKHSKTAYYERPSMPSREASYTNSAYFSKVKTARYEPVQYSDLPHGYRDEYNVGYA; from the coding sequence ATGTCTTCGTTGCCACCCGACCCGTACAAGACCTTAGGCGTCTCCAAAGATGCCCAGCTATCCGAAATCCGAAGCGCCCACCGGAAGCTCATCCTCAAGTGTCACCCCGACAAGGTCCAGGACCCGACGCTCAAGGCCCAGAAGCAGGACGAGTTTCAAAAAGTCCAGCAGGCGTACGAGCTGTTGAGTGATGAGAACGAGCGGGCCAAGTACGATGACAACGtcaagctggccgagctcCGCAAGGAGATGGCCAAGGGCATGTCAGCCAACACGTCTGCACCTCGCGCTCCCAGGACATATGAGGTGCGCACTGCCGAACCCCGACCCGATACATTCACCAAGACGACGTACCGCCCGTCACCCGGTACCAAGATGTACTCCCAATACAACTCCCGGTCATGGGATGAGGAGATCCACAGCCGATCAAATTCCATATTTGAGGAGCCGCGCGCCCGCCGGGCCACCAGCTACGAGAAGCCATCCAGGGACcgacaagacgacgacattAGAGACCGCGAGCGGGAACGCCGGCGCAGGGAAGACAGGGATAGGGagcgcgaggagctcgcACGCGCCGCAGACCGCCgggaaagggaaagagaaaaggaacGACAGGCGGACAAGAAGGTCGCAGAGAGGGCCGCCAAGCGCGCCGCGGAAGAAAAGGAGGCCCGACGACAAGAACGCAAGCGTCAGGAAAAGGCGGATAAGGAGCGCGAGAAAGAGCGCAGACGCGATGCCGAAGAAAAATCGCGGAGACACAAGCAGCCGGTCTACATGGAGTCGTTTGACGACGAACCGACATACATCGCCAAGTCCGACAAGAAGAAatcgagcagcagcagcactaccaaggagaagaaggaagatAAGCGTTCCCGCTCGATCCCGCGAGACGGTGTTCCTCTCCGGGACGACCTGCCCGTGCCGCCCGTACCGCTTCCGCCGCCCGACCACAAGACCAAGATGACAGGAGCTATGCTCTTTGCTGCCACTTACATGGACCAGTCCCGCAAGACCGGCGCCGTTAACCCTCACCCGGGCCTGAACCGCTCCCAAACACACGACGTGCGCTATGCGCCCCcggtgccgacgccgccggccgcggcgccctACGTCGTACCTCCGCCTCCCATCCCCGCCGAGGAGGATTCGAGTCGCAGGTCCAAGTCGCGTCGCTCGTCCGAGACCAAGACGCGCGAAAAGTCGAGCCATAAGAAGTCATCGCCGACCAAAGAGCCGCCCATGGccgtgccgccgtcgcccaacgtcgtcgatgcTTCACCCAGCAGTCGTCAAATGCCCCAGTTTGTCTCATCAGCTTCATCGCCCATAtccacctcgccgcccaagGCCCCTCTCAGGTCGGCCACCTTCAACGACGGTTCCTTcagccgcccgccgcccggcATCATCAGGGCGCAGACTTTCTCCCACGTCCCCGCCGACCCAGAACTGCGGAGCAGCGGTCGCGGCCGTTCAAGGATGCAGCCGCAGATCCTGAGCGAAGACTCGGAatccgacgacgaccgtcGTCCCCACAGGAGTCACCGGCACAGGACTCACTCTCCCGAGCCGGTGCCTGCGGATTACGGCCAGCGAACTCGGTACTCGGTCAGTGGAGGCCGTACCGTCCCGATCTTGGCCGAATCCGTCTACCCTCCGATGTATCACGAGgagtcctcgccctcctccaggaAGCACAGCAAGACCGCCTACTACGAACGCCCTTCCATGCCGTCCAGGGAAGCGAGCTACACGAACTCTGCCTACTTCTCCAAGGTCAAGACGGCGAGATACGAACCCGTGCAGTACTCCGACCTCCCCCACGGATACCGCGACGAGTACAACGTAGGGTATGCTTAG
- a CDS encoding Major facilitator superfamily transporter has protein sequence MAAPQNESRPQHSAPVGEAEVIPGTRRLYDENGNNLPGDASLLKHGDIVLVPQPTESPNDPLRWSLPRKIWHSCLVLYIVGLTAATSNNAGSGADGVNEEYGIGYDAFNTGAGVLFIAIGYWTLLSSPLVHLYGRRLGYLISMIVNIGGLIWYSRITNVAGVIWSQLFVGAAESVGEATVQLSLLDIWFEHQTGSVLGIYTFATAIGTYLGPLIGAYVSSGLGWRWIGYVGALICGGSLIVIFFGLEETEFNRDRYLTGNGERYPVGDVHTMPASEKTSVQASARNSVDIEGHDPTDSGTATGPTQVIGKEGHLAETTGTDQGSMMSGTARDRMAFSYSRRKTYWDRIRIITPAPNLRGTGFKQYLFRLWHTLRVFTFPAVWYAGLQWGLQNICLTFYLTVQEDWWYGPPWNYSAAAVGNMNLPTLIGSLVGCVYGGYGSDRFMLWMIKRNKGVMESEFRLYLMALCTVVFPTGMWLFGIGSARGWDWPVPYVGLGFIGFGYGCAGDLSLAYLADSFPEMVLEGMVGVAVINNTIAMLFTFVASYWIDSGMENCFIALGVLSFVIMGLSLPMIVFGKRTRRWAKDRYMRFIDIRDGFSK, from the exons ATGGCCGCTCCACAAAACGAATCACGGCCTCAACACTCAGCACCAGTCGGAGAAGCTGAAGTCATCCCGGGCACGCGCCGCCTCTACGACGAGAATGGCAACAATCTGCCCGGCGACGCCTCGCTCCTGAAGCATggcgacatcgtcctcgtccctcAGCCCACCGAGTCGCCCAACGACCCTCTGCGATGGTCGCTGCCGCGCAAGATCTGGCACTCTTGCCTGGTGCTATACATCGTCGGcctcaccgccgccacctccaaCAATGCCGGCtcgggcgccgacggtgtcAACGAAGAGTACGGCATCGGCTATGACGCCTTTaacaccggcgccggcgtgctGTTCATCGCCATTGGGTATTGGACCCTGCTGAGCTCGCCGCTGGTGCATTTATACGGACGCCGCTTGGGCTATCTCATATCCATGATCGTCAACATCGGCGGCCTCATCTGGTATTCCCGCATCACgaacgtcgccggcgtcattTGGTCGCAGCTCTTTGTTGGCGCTGCCGAGTCGGTTGGCGAGGCCACAGTGCAGCTGTCTCTGCTAGACATCTGGTTCGAGCACCAGACCGGCAGTGTGCTCGGTATTTATACCTTTGCCACCGCCATTGGCACATACCTCGG GCCCCTTATCGGCGCGTACGTGTCCAGCGGGCTCGGCTGGCGATGGATCGGCTACGTGGGCGCTCTCAtctgcggcggcagcctcatcgtcatcttcttcggccTTGAGGAGACCGAGTTCAACCGGGACCGCTACCTCACCGGTAACGGCGAGCGCTACCCCGTCGGTGACGTGCACACCATGCCAGCGTCGGAGAAGACGTCGGTGCAGGCCTCGGCCAGGAACTCGGTCGACATCGAAGGGCACGACCCCACCGACAGCGGCACGGCGACCGGTCCCACCCAAGTCATTGGCAAGGAGGGCCACCTCGCCGAGACGACGGGGACCGACCAGGGCTCCATGATGTCCGGCACGGCGCGCGACCGCATGGCCTTCTCGTACTCACGGCGTAAGACGTACTGGGaccgcatccgcatcatcacgccggcgccgaaccTTCGTGGCACCGGCTTCAAGCAGTACCTGTTCCGGCTCTGGCACACGCTCCGCGTCTTCACGTTCCCCGCGGTGTGGTACGCAGGCCTGCAGTGGGGCCTACAGAACATCTGCCTGACATTCTACCTGACTGTGCAGGAGGACTGGTGGTACGGCCCGCCATGGAACtactcggcggcggccgtgggcAACATGAACCTGCCGACGCTGATCGGCAGCCTGGTGGGGTGCGTGTACGGCGGGTACGGCAGCGACCGGTTCATGCTGTGGATGATCAAGCGCAATAAGGGCGTCATGGAGTCCGAGTTCCGGCTGTACCTGATGGCGCTGTGCACTGTGGTGTTTCCGACGGGCATGTGGCTGTTCGGTATCGGCAGCGCTCGGGGGTGGGACTGGCCGGTGCCGTATGTCGGGCTGGGCTTCATCGGGTTCGGGTACGGATGTGCCGGCGATCTGAGTCTGGCGTATCTCGCCGACTCTTTCCC CGAAATGGTCCTCGAGGGCATGGTGGGCGTTGccgtcatcaacaacaccatCGCCATGCTCTTCACGTTCGTGGCGAGTTACTGGATCGACTCGGGCATGGAGAACTGCTTCATCGCGCTGGGCGTGCTCAGCTTCGTCATCATGGGCCTGAGCCTGCCGATGATCGTCTTCGGCAAGCGGACGCGCCGCTGGGCCAAGGACCGGTACATGCGGTTCATCGATATCCGTGACGGTTTCTCCAAGTAG